From Jeotgalibaca dankookensis, one genomic window encodes:
- the sppA gene encoding signal peptide peptidase SppA, translating into MTKKRWVAIGLSIVVFVISLVIPAIGNSLKAEDPEENKGNMVRDFYNDARSVTVIENGDPTSRIAVLDIEGTIVDQEVSPLATVGYNHQKLLGDLEAMKTDDTIKAIILRINSPGGGVYESAELTDKIEEVKEARDIPVYTVMENMAASGGYYIAAHSEKIFAQTETITGSIGVIMQGFNVSELLDKLGIEDMTIKSGDLKDLGSITRESTSEELSVLQELVDNMYERFVDTVESGRDLSREEIYALADGRIYDGEQALENGLVDELGYFDDALLDLRNTHSLENAQVISFQRNDLDWFNNFFVNFKGLMPKQNLALPDISTHEEAPQFMYVYRGL; encoded by the coding sequence CAGAAGATCCAGAAGAAAATAAAGGCAACATGGTCCGAGATTTTTATAATGATGCCCGAAGTGTCACTGTTATAGAAAATGGTGACCCCACTAGTCGTATTGCTGTGCTTGATATAGAAGGAACGATTGTTGATCAAGAAGTTTCCCCTTTAGCCACAGTTGGCTATAACCACCAAAAATTACTTGGAGATTTAGAGGCAATGAAAACAGACGATACCATTAAAGCAATTATTCTGCGTATCAATTCTCCTGGTGGTGGTGTTTATGAAAGTGCTGAATTGACAGATAAAATTGAAGAAGTTAAAGAAGCGCGTGATATTCCCGTTTATACAGTTATGGAAAATATGGCTGCGAGCGGCGGCTATTACATTGCCGCTCATTCCGAAAAAATTTTCGCCCAAACTGAAACAATTACCGGTTCAATCGGTGTGATTATGCAAGGGTTTAACGTTAGTGAGCTCCTTGATAAGTTAGGTATTGAAGATATGACAATTAAAAGTGGTGATTTAAAGGATTTAGGTTCTATCACACGTGAAAGTACTTCTGAAGAGTTATCTGTTTTACAAGAACTCGTTGATAATATGTACGAACGTTTTGTTGACACCGTAGAATCTGGACGTGATTTGAGTCGCGAAGAGATTTATGCACTAGCAGACGGCCGCATTTACGATGGCGAGCAAGCTCTGGAAAATGGTCTGGTTGATGAACTTGGATACTTTGATGATGCGCTTTTGGATTTACGAAATACTCATTCTCTAGAAAATGCCCAAGTTATTTCTTTCCAAAGAAATGATCTCGATTGGTTTAATAATTTTTTTGTTAATTTCAAAGGGCTCATGCCAAAACAAAATTTAGCATTACCAGATATTAGTACCCATGAAGAAGCACCTCAGTTTATGTACGTATATAGGGGGTTATAA
- a CDS encoding RDD family protein, with product MIDSFEEYSDYIYTGFLIRFFAFLIDLMVIGSIQRLTLFLLDASLLKTLLALFIYLLYFVLMTKLNDGQTLGKMVFGIKVVALHEKNLSWKTVLVREGFGRYLQKTIFILYTIAIFTPHKQHFVDLLTDTSVVTINFLRLLERN from the coding sequence ATGATTGATTCATTTGAAGAATATTCTGATTACATCTACACCGGTTTTTTAATTCGCTTCTTTGCTTTCTTGATTGATTTGATGGTAATTGGCTCCATTCAGAGGCTAACCTTATTTCTTCTAGATGCCAGCCTTCTAAAGACGCTACTGGCTTTGTTTATTTATTTGCTATATTTTGTTTTAATGACTAAATTAAATGATGGACAAACGCTAGGAAAGATGGTCTTTGGTATTAAAGTAGTGGCCCTACACGAGAAAAACTTATCTTGGAAAACCGTTCTAGTTCGTGAAGGCTTTGGCCGGTACCTACAAAAAACCATTTTTATTCTCTATACCATCGCAATTTTTACCCCTCATAAACAACATTTTGTTGATTTATTAACGGATACTTCAGTTGTTACCATTAACTTTTTACGATTACTTGAAAGAAACTAA